The following coding sequences are from one Fibrobacter sp. window:
- the secE gene encoding preprotein translocase subunit SecE — protein sequence MQKFIQYLKDVRSELAKVSWPNRNEVTGATMLVVVLSIVVSLFVYACDKLLLFVVGLFLKSGM from the coding sequence ATGCAGAAGTTTATTCAGTATCTGAAAGATGTTCGTTCAGAGTTGGCCAAAGTAAGCTGGCCCAACAGGAACGAGGTTACTGGTGCTACCATGCTCGTAGTAGTGCTGAGTATAGTGGTATCGCTTTTTGTTTATGCCTGTGACAAGCTCTTGTTGTTTGTTGTCGGGCTGTTCCTTAAATCAGGTATGTAA
- the nusG gene encoding transcription termination/antitermination factor NusG, translating into MAARWYVVHTYSGQETKVHQYLSELIQSGEMGDQIKQVLMPTQDVVQVKNGKKLKTTRKFFPSYVLVEMELSKETMHAVTSTAGVTGFIGGNKPQPLRDEEVRRILGQTEKISRQQISEVPFEIGDAVKIKEGPFKDFDGVVDEIHPEKGKIKVMVSVFGRSTPVEVDFMHVTPIS; encoded by the coding sequence ATGGCGGCAAGATGGTATGTAGTCCACACATATTCCGGGCAGGAAACCAAGGTTCATCAATACCTCAGTGAACTGATTCAGTCCGGTGAGATGGGGGATCAGATCAAGCAGGTACTGATGCCAACTCAGGATGTCGTGCAGGTAAAAAACGGAAAAAAGTTAAAAACTACTCGAAAGTTTTTTCCCAGCTACGTCCTGGTGGAAATGGAGCTTTCAAAAGAGACGATGCATGCGGTGACCAGCACTGCTGGTGTGACCGGATTTATTGGTGGAAATAAGCCTCAGCCGCTTCGTGATGAAGAGGTTCGCAGGATCCTTGGGCAGACCGAGAAAATCTCTCGTCAGCAGATTTCCGAAGTGCCTTTTGAGATAGGTGATGCTGTGAAGATCAAGGAAGGACCTTTCAAGGATTTTGACGGGGTAGTGGATGAAATACATCCGGAAAAAGGCAAAATCAAAGTTATGGTGAGCGTGTTTGGCAGATCAACTCCGGTTGAAGTTGACTTCATGCATGTTACCCCAATAAGTTGA
- the tuf gene encoding elongation factor Tu, whose amino-acid sequence MSKEKFDRSKPHVNVGTIGHVDHGKTTLTAAITRVMAARGLAKAISYDEVAKASESQGRRDETKILTIATSHVEYSTENRHYAHVDCPGHADYVKNMITGAAQMDGAILVVSAADGPMPQTREHILLARQVGVPRIVVFLNKVDVVDDPELLELVELEIRELLSKYEFPGDDTPIIRGSAIAALTNPEDPEKSKSILDLMDAIDSFIPTPQREVDKPFLMSVEDVFSITGRGTVATGRVERGTVKVGDEVEIVGLKPTRKSVVTGVEMFRKLLDQAQAGDNIGTLLRGVDKNDIERGMVLAKPGSITPHKKFKAEVVVLSKEEGGRHTPFFPGYRPQFYFRTTDVTGSIKLGEGVEMIMPGDNAQLEVELIAPIAMEKELRFAIREGGRTVGAGVVTEIIE is encoded by the coding sequence CCCGTGTTATGGCAGCCAGAGGTCTGGCCAAAGCCATTTCCTACGATGAAGTTGCGAAAGCGTCCGAATCTCAGGGGCGTCGCGATGAGACCAAAATATTGACCATTGCAACTTCACATGTCGAGTATTCAACCGAAAATCGTCACTATGCCCATGTTGACTGCCCTGGACATGCTGACTATGTCAAAAACATGATTACCGGTGCAGCGCAGATGGATGGTGCGATTCTGGTTGTCAGTGCTGCTGATGGTCCCATGCCTCAGACACGTGAACACATCCTTCTGGCCCGTCAGGTCGGTGTGCCCAGAATTGTGGTCTTCCTAAATAAAGTTGATGTTGTCGATGATCCGGAACTTCTGGAACTTGTTGAACTGGAAATCCGTGAACTCCTTTCAAAATACGAATTCCCTGGTGATGACACTCCCATAATCAGAGGAAGTGCAATTGCCGCTCTGACCAATCCTGAAGACCCGGAGAAGTCAAAGTCAATTCTTGATCTTATGGATGCTATCGACAGTTTCATTCCGACTCCTCAGCGTGAAGTTGACAAACCTTTCCTCATGTCGGTTGAAGACGTTTTTTCTATCACCGGTCGTGGTACAGTTGCTACGGGTCGTGTGGAGCGTGGAACTGTCAAGGTTGGTGATGAGGTCGAGATTGTGGGTCTTAAGCCTACACGCAAGTCTGTTGTTACCGGTGTGGAGATGTTCCGCAAGTTGCTTGATCAGGCTCAGGCTGGTGACAATATCGGAACTCTGCTCCGTGGTGTAGACAAAAACGATATCGAGCGTGGAATGGTTCTGGCAAAACCAGGCTCAATTACACCTCATAAGAAATTCAAGGCAGAGGTTGTTGTTCTGTCAAAAGAAGAAGGTGGCCGTCACACTCCTTTCTTTCCTGGCTATCGTCCGCAGTTCTATTTCAGAACCACTGACGTTACAGGTAGCATCAAGCTGGGCGAGGGAGTCGAGATGATCATGCCCGGTGACAATGCACAGCTTGAAGTTGAGCTTATTGCTCCTATAGCTATGGAAAAAGAGCTGCGTTTTGCGATTCGCGAAGGCGGACGCACAGTTGGCGCAGGTGTTGTCACTGAAATTATTGAATAA
- the rpmG gene encoding 50S ribosomal protein L33, whose protein sequence is MPRDKITLECTSCKQRNYETTKNKKKHSGRVEFKKYCPFERKRTVHKESK, encoded by the coding sequence ATGCCAAGAGACAAGATAACGCTTGAATGTACATCATGCAAGCAGCGTAACTACGAGACTACAAAGAACAAAAAGAAACATTCCGGAAGAGTGGAATTTAAAAAGTATTGTCCATTTGAACGGAAGAGAACTGTTCATAAGGAGTCCAAGTAG